The proteins below come from a single Mycobacterium parmense genomic window:
- a CDS encoding acyltransferase family protein has translation MSLLTPPHPPAAVAARASAPVKEASATSFYRHDLDGLRGIAIALVAMFHVWFGRVSGGVDVFLALSGFFFGGKILRAALDPAVSLSVVTEVIRLVRRLVPALVVVLAGCAVLTIVVQPQTRWETFADQSLASLGYYQNWELANTASDYLRAGEAVSPLQHIWSMSVQGQFYVAFLLLVAGCAHLVRQRSRARLRTLFLVVLSVLTVASFGYAIVAHQVNQATAYYNSFARGWELLLGALVGALVPSVRWSARLRTVLATAALAVILSCGALIDGVREFPGPWTLVPVGASMLMILAGANLGGSGAQMPLPNRLLAAKPLVALGAMAYSLYLWHWPLLIFWLSYTGHRHADFVEGTALLLVSGVLAHLTTKHVENPLRYRVSAKPAPPAVPWSARVPRPTMALGSTIILLGVTLTATSFTWREHVTVLRAAGKELSVLNPQDYPGARALTEHVRVPKLPMRPTVLEVKDDLPASTRDGCISDFVNPTVVNCSYGDLSATRTVALAGGSHAEHWLPALDALGTMHHFKVVTYLKMGCPLSTEEVPLIMGNNAAYPQCREWVQRTMAKLVEDRPDYVFTTSTRPWNIKPGDVMPATYIGIWQTLSDNNIPILAMRDTPWLVEHGKPLDPADCLAKGGDAQSCGVKRSDVLADRNPTLDFVGQFPLLKPLDMSDAICRPDFCRAVEGNVLIYHGAHHLSPTYVRTMTTELGRQIAAVTGWW, from the coding sequence TCGCGCTGGTGGCCATGTTCCACGTCTGGTTCGGCCGGGTCTCCGGCGGGGTGGATGTCTTCCTGGCGCTGTCGGGCTTCTTCTTCGGCGGCAAGATCCTGCGCGCCGCCCTCGACCCGGCCGTCTCGCTGTCCGTGGTGACCGAGGTGATCCGGCTGGTGCGGCGGCTGGTTCCGGCGCTGGTCGTGGTGCTCGCGGGGTGCGCGGTGCTCACCATCGTGGTGCAACCGCAGACCCGCTGGGAGACCTTCGCCGACCAGAGCCTGGCCAGCCTCGGGTACTACCAGAACTGGGAGCTCGCCAACACCGCATCGGACTATCTGCGGGCCGGCGAGGCCGTCAGCCCGTTGCAGCACATCTGGTCGATGTCGGTGCAGGGCCAGTTCTACGTCGCCTTCCTGCTGCTGGTGGCCGGGTGCGCCCACCTGGTCCGGCAGCGGTCACGCGCCCGGTTGCGCACGCTGTTCCTGGTGGTCCTCTCGGTGCTCACGGTGGCGTCGTTCGGGTATGCGATAGTCGCGCACCAGGTCAACCAGGCGACCGCCTACTACAACAGCTTCGCGCGGGGCTGGGAGCTGCTGCTGGGCGCGCTGGTCGGTGCGCTGGTGCCGTCCGTTCGCTGGTCTGCGCGGCTGCGCACGGTGCTGGCGACCGCGGCGCTGGCCGTCATCTTGTCCTGCGGGGCGCTGATCGACGGGGTGCGCGAATTCCCCGGACCGTGGACGCTGGTGCCGGTCGGGGCGAGCATGCTGATGATTCTCGCCGGGGCCAACCTGGGCGGCTCGGGCGCACAGATGCCGCTGCCCAACCGGCTGTTGGCCGCCAAGCCGCTGGTCGCCCTGGGCGCGATGGCGTACTCGCTCTACCTGTGGCACTGGCCCTTGCTGATCTTCTGGCTCTCCTACACCGGCCACCGGCACGCCGACTTCGTCGAGGGCACGGCCCTGCTGCTGGTGTCCGGCGTGCTGGCCCACCTGACCACCAAGCATGTCGAGAACCCGTTGCGCTACCGCGTCTCGGCGAAGCCGGCGCCCCCGGCGGTCCCGTGGTCGGCGCGGGTGCCCAGGCCCACGATGGCCCTGGGCTCGACGATCATCCTGCTCGGCGTCACGCTCACGGCGACCTCGTTCACGTGGCGTGAGCACGTCACGGTCCTGCGTGCCGCCGGCAAGGAACTCAGCGTGCTCAACCCGCAGGACTACCCGGGCGCCCGCGCGCTGACCGAGCACGTGCGGGTGCCCAAGCTGCCGATGCGGCCTACGGTCCTCGAGGTCAAGGACGACCTGCCCGCCTCCACGCGCGACGGCTGCATCAGCGACTTCGTCAATCCGACGGTGGTCAACTGCAGTTACGGGGACCTGAGCGCCACCCGCACCGTCGCCCTGGCCGGCGGGTCGCACGCCGAACACTGGCTGCCCGCGCTGGACGCGCTCGGCACCATGCACCACTTCAAGGTCGTGACGTATCTGAAGATGGGCTGCCCGCTGTCCACCGAGGAAGTCCCCCTGATCATGGGCAACAACGCCGCCTACCCGCAGTGCCGCGAGTGGGTCCAGCGCACCATGGCCAAGCTCGTCGAGGACCGGCCCGACTATGTCTTCACGACGTCGACCCGACCGTGGAACATCAAACCCGGCGACGTGATGCCGGCGACCTATATCGGCATTTGGCAGACGTTGTCCGACAACAACATTCCGATCCTCGCCATGCGTGACACCCCGTGGCTGGTCGAACACGGCAAGCCGCTGGACCCCGCCGACTGCCTGGCCAAGGGCGGTGACGCGCAGTCCTGTGGGGTCAAGCGTTCCGACGTGCTGGCCGACCGCAATCCCACGCTCGATTTCGTCGGCCAGTTCCCGCTGCTCAAGCCGCTCGACATGTCCGACGCGATTTGCCGTCCCGACTTCTGCCGCGCGGTCGAGGGCAACGTGCTGATCTATCACGGCGCCCACCACCTGTCCCCCACCTACGTGCGGACCATGACCACCGAACTGGGCCGTCAGATCGCCGCCGTCACCGGCTGGTGGTGA